In Heterodontus francisci isolate sHetFra1 chromosome 5, sHetFra1.hap1, whole genome shotgun sequence, one DNA window encodes the following:
- the LOC137370006 gene encoding corticoliberin-like: MKTPMLLCTAILLVAFLPSDDCRAFESSPPTKNGSDPQSQLEESVLPLWMRIGEEYLMHLGKAYKDASPVTPNPREMALSAGAFSMQLTQLQRLLQDQAGDLGEVDSRYQEEGDQMIERGKRLDDPPISLDLTFHLLREVLEMARAEQLAQQAYSNRKIMELIGK; this comes from the coding sequence ATGAAGACCCCAATGTTGCTTTGCACTGCTATCCTTCTGGTTGCGTTCCTCCCCAGCGATGACTGCCGAGCATTTGAGAGCTCCCCACCAACTAAAAACGGCTCGGATCCACAATCACAACTTGAAGAATCAGTTTTACCGCTTTGGATGCGCATTGGAGAGGAATACCTTATGCATCTGGGCAAAGCATACAAGGATGCTTCTCCCGTTACTCCAAACCCGCGAGAAATGGCCCTTTCAGCCGGAGCATTCTCAATGCAACTGACCCAACTTCAGCGCCTTCTACAAGACCAGGCTGGAGATTTGGGCGAAGTTGACAGCAGATACCAGGAGGAAGGGGATCAGATGATAGAACGAGGCAAAAGGCTAGATGACCCTCCCATTTCCCTGGATTTAACATTCCATCTTCTCCGAGAAGTGCTAGAGATGGCTAGAGCTGAGCAGCTAGCCCAACAAGCATACAGCAACAGGAAAATAATGGAGCTAATCGGCAAATAG